The nucleotide window CGTATTTGTTTCCAACCACTTTGCAGCAGTAGTCAACGTTTATATGTTCATATGCATGCCTCTGTCCTGTGCTTTGGGTGTCAATGTCAAGTTCATTACCTCTAAGAAGTGCCCTATTATTGTACATTATATGCAGACATTTAAGGTCCCAATGTCTTGCTCAAAGCCCCTAAGTATTTCTTATAACTACTAACGTATGCTTAATACCTCTGTTAACAACGCCGTTTGGATTTGAGGTCAGTGATTAAATGCACTGCTTTGTGTGATTGCATTCACCTCTACCTAGTAGATGTTACAGACCAGACTGACATACAGACATGATACTAATCCACAGCTGATCGTGTCAACTATTCATTTGTTTCCCCACCCTTCTGTGCACAACACGCGCTTCCTGACATCTTATCAGTCATGAATGATGGCTACGAACACATTTCTAACAACCAAGCAGCTCCGCTGTTCACATGCGGCGTACATGCTCGATGCTAAGACAATGGTTTCACAAGGTCAGGCATTTCAGTCTACATGTTAATTCCGCACACTGTTGGCGTTAGGCTCttctgtctgcccccccccccccccatggatcACTgtattatctgtgtgtgtgtccgttccCCGCCATCAGCACTTGTCCCCATGGTTATCATGGTTATAACATGTCAACAGATGACGTACTGTACATATGCCACTATCCCAACTAGACAAACTCCCCTCATCACTTCTGTGGGGTCGATATCCATACCTAGTTCTTATTCACCCAGTCACTTGCACTCTCTTgattccctcctccctctcatgtcactctcactctcactattttctcttcctctcttactctctcacccccctcccttccttctctcctcacaaTCACCCTCTCCCCTgatactccccctctcttcccgcTCTGTCTATTGTGGGGGGGCGACAGAGGGGTTAAGTTTGTTTGATTTCGGGTCGTCCTGTATGTCCGCCCCCCCCACCCCTGGCCCAGAGGGGGGATTATGGCGTCACTCGGGGCCCCTGGGGGGGGTGTTATAAAGCCCCCGGCGGGCCCTCTCCCCTCCGTCAGAGAGGCTAAAACGTCCACAGGACACTCCGTCTATCCCTGTCTCTATTCTAGAACCACTCCTCTAGCATCAATGCACACCTCTTGACAACTATTCTGAGACACacactccccccacacacacacacacacccctatgtCTCTACGACAGGCGGCTAGTGGAGGCAAGCAAAGCTGAGTTGATGTTCGACTGCCTGCGAGTCAACTCCAGATCGTTCGTAGATTAGAAATAGATCTGTCGGTGGATTCCTCTGTTGACTTTTTAAACCGTTTGTCTTCCAACTGATTGGCTCAGTGAGACAACGTTTAGGTCAGCCCAGCTAGCTGACTGCCAAAGGgaaatcactttttttttttttgtgcatcAGAAACAGTACAAAAAGATCACCTAGACTTTTAGAAGGTACAAGATTTTTCTAGATTCACCCCAACAACTTTTTCCCCAAGAACATTTCCCGTTCCGAGGAGCGTCCAGTGAACGGTCAGCATGTGGGAGTTCCGGTCCATGGCGTTTTGGCGGGCGGTCTTCGCTGAGTTCTTCGGTACCATGTTCTTTGTGTTTTTCGGCATTGGCGCTGCGCTGCGCTGGACCACTGGGCCTCACCACATCCTGCATGTGGCGCTGTGCTTCGGCTTGGCGGCTGCCACCATCATCCAGTCCATCGGCCACATCAGCGGCGGCCACATTAACCCGGCCGTCACCTTCGCTTATCTGGTAGGCTCCCAGATGTCCCTGTTCCGCGCTTTTTTCTACTGGGCTGCCCAGTTTCTGGGGGCCGTGGCCGGAGTCGCCGTGCTCTATGGGGTCACCCCAAAAAACATGAGGGGCAACATGGCTCTCAACATGGTAAGACACCACTCACCCACATCTCAAAAAGCACtgggcctattccctatattcccTTCATGGTGCACTGCAAAatatgtgcactatatagggaatagggtgccattttggacccttgttagctcaaataagcaaaaaaatatgatatatatatacagtggggagaacaagtatttgatacactgccgattttgcaggttttcctacttacaaagcatgtagaggtctgtaatttttatcataggtacacttcaactatgagagacggaatctaaaacaaaaatccagaaaatcacattgtatgatttttaagtaattaatttgcattttattgcatgacataagtatttgatacatcagaaaagcagaacttaatatttggtacagaaacctttgtttgcaattacagagatcatacgtttcctgtagttcttgactaggtttgcacacactgcagcagggattttggcccactcctccctacagatcttctccagatccttcaggtttcggggctgtcgctgggcaatacggactttcagctccctccaaagattttctattgggttcaggtctggagactggctaggccactccaggaccttgagatgcttcttacggagccactccttagttgccatggctgtgtgcttcgtgtcgttgtcatgctggaagacccagccacgacccatcttcaatgctcttactgagggaaggaggttgttggccaagatctcgcgatacatggccccatccatcctcccctcaatacggtgcagtcgtcctgtcccctttgcagaaaagcatccccaaagaatgatgtttccacctccatgcttcacggttgggatggtgttcttggggttgtactcatacttcttcttcctccaaacacggcgagtggagttagaccaaaaagctctatttttgtctcatcagaccacatgaccttctcccattcctcctctggatcatccagatggtcattggcaaacttcagacaggcctggacatgcactggcttaagcagggggaccttgcgtgcgctgcaggattttaatccatgacggcgtagtgtgttactaatggttttctttgagactgtggtcccagctctcttcaggtcattgaccaggtcctgccgtgtagttctgggctgatccctcaccttcctcatgatcattgatgacccacgaggtgaaatcttgcatggagccccagaccgagggtgattgaccgtcatcttgaacttcttccattttctaataattgcgccaacagttgtttccttctcaccaagctgctggcctattgtcctgtagcccatcccagccttgtgcaggtctacaattttatccctgatgtccttacacagctctctggtcttggccattgtggagaggttggaatctgtttgattgagtgtgtggacaggtgtcttttatacaggtaacgagttcaaacaggtgcagttaatacaggtaatgagtggagaacaggagggcttcttaaagaaaaactaacaggtctgtgagagccggaattcttactggttggtaggtgatcaaatacttatgtcatgcaataaaatgcaaattaattatttaaaaatcatacaatgtgattttctggatttttgttttagattccgtctctcacagttgaagtgtagctatgataaaaattacagacatctacatgctttgtaagtaggaaaacctgcaaaatcggcagtgtatcaaatacttgttctccccactgtatatatctcaACAACAGTCAACAATGTTGATAAGGTTTGATAATTGTTTGGTTTAGCTTCGGTAGGCTTCTTGAATGTAATTGGGGATTTAGAAAGGGTAGAGATGAACAGGGATTAGGGAATCATCACGGAACCTTCTGGTAACTATAGTTGCTACTGTACAATGAGCACAATCCAAGCCATCAGTGTTATGTAAAACTGAGGCTATAGCGGTGAGGCCACTGAAAGCATTGATGaaaaaatgaatgtaaaaaaCAGTTTGGGTTGATTTGTGTTGCATCTTTGATTGAGCCATTCCTGACATGTCCTGTTACGAACCTAACTTGAAGACCACATCTAACTGCGCAAACAATATACACTTCATTAGAAAGAGGACAGACTTATTTTACAAAATGACTTGTCCACAAAGGACCTCAAGTTTGATTCATATTTTTCTCCTCTGGCCATCTACAGCTGCAGCCTGGCATCAGTCTGGGCATGGGCACCACAGTGGAGGTGTTTCTGACCATGCAGCTGGTGATTTGTGTCTTTGCCGTGACGGATGAGAGGAGGAACGGACGCATGGGCTCTGCTGCCCTGTCCATCGGCTTCGCTGTCACCGTCGGACACCTCATGGGGGTGAGCAACACACTGACACTAACACACACccagagtaacacacacacacagataggggaacacacacacacacacagataggggAACAAACACACAATGACCAAAAGGTACTCATAGTGGAATCCACACAAAAAAACAGCATTGTGTACAACAGAAACACGTATTTCATTCTGAGCGCCCGGTTGTCCTTCTCTGCTGTAGATGTACTACACTGGTGCTGGAATGAACCCTGCTAGGTCTTTTGCCCCCGCTGTACTCTTCAGGAACTTTGTCAACCACTGGGTGAGAAACGCACAGTCATACACCATAATGCAGCATCTGAAATATTCGTATAATAGATCAAATAATCCACCATGGATTCTATGATCTTATAGTATTTAAGAGTATAGTTAATACCAAAACTATATCAGCGTCAACAATACAAGTTGCTCGTGCCATATCTTCATGCTAACCTTTGCGCGCGTGTGTGTTGTGTCAGGTGTACTGGGTGGGTCCCATGATAGGAGGTGCTATGGGCGCTCTTCTGTACGATTTCATGCTGTTTCCCCGCATGCGCGGTCTGTCTGAGCGCCTGGCCACACTGAAGGGCAGCCGACCCCCCGAGACGGAGACCCAGCAGGACACCCGCGGGGAGCCCATCGAGCTCAAGACACAAGCCCTATAAGCCTGTCCCTATCTGGGGACGAGGGATGAGGGACAGGCCCTGTGTCGACCAACCCCCGTGCTGCCCCCAAcccgtcaacacacacacactcactcacacagactcactaactaacacacagacacacacactcacattgagACACACTGACTAAACCTGCAGATTCAGACATGTATTTATACACAAACtgtacacacacccatacacagacAGGTTCACAACCTTCAACCTCAACATGCAACGAGACTCCTCTCCCTCCAACCTCACTCTGTATACTGAATTGGACATTGTGTTTGATAGAGGCGAACAGGGCCTGCTCCAACAGTCCCACTAACCtcccctcgtcctcctcctcctcagccacACCAAGTCTTCCCTTCACACATCCACATAGACGCAAGGACCAGACCTGTCACCACAGATGCATGTGGGTGAGGTGTAGGTGggcacccactgggcacagacgtcaattcaacatctattcccacattggttcaacgttgattcaaccagtgtttgCCCAGTGGGGATGTAGGTTTGGGTGGGGTAAGAGGTAAGGGCATGGGTGGGCTTTGGGCAGGTAAGGGTATAGgatagagggtagggggtaggggtgaGGATAGAGGGGCAACACTCCAGGTTTTTAGTCGGATAGGGTTGTGTTAGATCAGTAAAGATGGGCATGCTTTTTCATTACGCATCGGATTTATCGCTCTCAATTTTTTTCAGTTGTTTTCTGCACTTCAGACACAAGACGTGGATGTATGATACCATTAGATTTTACCAGGGTTTCATTTTTCAAATCACTTCAttttatctatgtgtgtgtgtgtgtgtgtgtgtgtgtgtgtgtgtgtgtgtgtgtgtgtgtgtgtgtgtgtgtgtgtgtgtgtgtgtgtgtgtgtgtgtgtgtgtgcgtgtgcgtgagtgtgggtgcttctacagtatgtgtgtgtgagagtgtgtgagtgagagtgagtgcgtgtgtgcctgtttgtgcgtgagtgtgtttgccagtgagtgtgtgttcgtgtgtccgTATGTGAATTCGTGTTTAATCGAGTTCGCAGAAACAGTACTTTTCATTTTGTTTTCTTTTCATGACCACTCTCCTGTTTGTGTCACGATTATCTTTCATTACGTTATCCATTTTTAAGACATATAACTTATCCTCCACTCACTGTGGTATTTGCTATGATATTCATTTTTACACAAACCATCTGCTTTTTTGTtccgatttttttttaatttttttaaaggaaatgtTGTATCCCAAACACGATTCCTTTCACTAGAGAAGGGCTGCGTAAGCTTTTCATGAAGTCTCCTTTTATGATTTGATCCTTAATGTCAGCATAAGGCAGTTTAAAACATATTTAAATGAAAATAAACCAAAAAAACTTGATACAAAATGTGTGTCATCGTGTTTTGTTTACCCCATTATACCAGTATGGCATTTAATGCCCTGTGTTGCGTTGGCTTGCAGTAAGTGGGAATGACCACAAGATGATGCTCCCCACATGTTTCTGGCTCCCCTTCCCCCCAACTTAAGAACGTTGAAAAAAGCCTTGTCTGCCTTGATGTTCATAGAACTCCACCGACCTGCTGTTGCGTAGTTGAACCAAGAACGATATGTGACCACTTGGTTATAGCGACACCGTTCTGCCAAGGACACCCATACCAGAGTGGCCACCGCAAAGCCCAAGAGCCTGACCCGATCTGGAAGTTGCTGTAGCCCTGCTTGGGATATGTAGCCTATATTGGCTATTGGGTGAGACGCAAGGCCCATTCTAGCTTGATAGGCTATGTCAGGGTGGGAAATTGGACCTGTAAATTGGGCCAAGTTGAAGTTAATAATGCATTTAGGTTCTAGCTTATTGAGATGCATGAATGCCTGAATACATCGCACCAAAagcttgataaaaaaaaaaaacgaatttcctgcaattctatgtaCTAATGATTTACGTTCACCACGTGGTCAATTTATTTGATGATTAAATCTATGCAAATAAATTAGATGAATGAATAgttcacacctctgttttattttATTCTGTAACATTGTATATTGTAACCATGTGCTATTGTAACCAGCTTACCTTTAGAAGCACTCAAATCATTTAAAATAACACTCATAAAGATCTGCTGCCTATACACCTAATAGTCCTACTCATCACGTATTATTATTACAAATAGAAGATTATCACTTCTTGCAATGGTGCTCGTTTAGTCAAGTCATATCAAAGCTGTGTTAagtttttctctctttccttaATTCTGTTTCCCCCGTCTCTCCCTGTATTCTATGAACTCACTGGTCACAGACGTCGACTCAACGTCGGTTCAATGTAATTTCCTTGAAAGGACGTGGAAacgacgttgattcaaccagtgtgtgccctgtGGGAAGGGGCTAACTATAAACATGTCCAGACCATTATGAGAATACAACAATAGCAACATagtttcctatggggacagagaGGAGTGAGCTACAGCTTCTCTGTGTCCCTCGAGGGTTTCTCTGGAACTGAAAGAGTACATTTGTTCTCTACTGTTGGTGCTGTACCAACCAGGGCATCATCAGTAGGTGCATCTTGTTAGTCtgaactctcttcctctctcagtcTCCTCTCGGTATTCAGCACGGATCAAAAacagatggtgtgtgtttattttagcCAGTGCTGTGTCCCAATaagtctgtatgtgtgtgatgacTGAGTATGGCCATGAGACTCCTCCAGTTGACTTTGTTCCAGCTCTCACCAGCCTCCGGTGTTTGAGCAATACTGTCTGTGTGCTGGAGTAGGGAGGGTCAAGGCTATGGGTGTTTCCCATATCGATAGACAACAGCATTTCCCCCCAGATATAACAGAATTCTTTTTTGGTTGAATAAAGGGAATAATCGAAGGAGTTGGTGTAGAAATGAAGTCTGTGTGTAATCCAAGTGTATGTCTTTCTTCACTTTGAATATTTTCTGGAAATGTCTTTTTAAAAACTGATACTCCCaccaccacacgcacacacacacgcacacacacacacaacacagatgtCCAGTACAGATGGTCATGGTAAGCCACCCAAACACTCCAGACCGCCAGTGTCCACACACGCGCAAACACATCATCTGTGAATTAACCAGAGCATGTAGACCAACACTTAATGCACATGTCATGACAtcttggtttaaaaaaaaaaacagtcatGTCATTTTGTTTAATTacaaattatttttattatgcATATTTTCTTGTGGTTGTATGGCTTCATCATACATGTGAATAAGGTGGTTATGTAGACAGAGACTCCTGGAGCAGCTCTGTACCCTaaactgcagctggcccagagaCAATGGCACAACGCTGACTCTCACAATGGGGGCTGACACTGAAGctaacaaaaacacacactcatacactggCACACTCACGCGTACTcactgcctcacacacacacaactactgaaTCGCGCCCCCCCCCCAATAGCATCAATCAGTCAAGTATGGACAAGAACGTTCTAGCAGAGATCATTTCACCTTCCCTGATAACAACTATTGTATCGTTATAACATTACGTTACTATTCCAATACCAAATAGTACAGACTACATTCGCCTGGATTTTTTTCTGCATCTGCTCATGTTAAAAAATACTGAGGAAGTCAGTTACCCCAGCTGTTGCAGGTCTCCCCATGATGATGAATATGGAAATACATACTTTACTAAAATCTGCTTTGACATGAATATCTTAGGGTAACAATCATATAAAAAGCATATGTTACAGTGTTGTCTACCTTATACATATTCATCCCATACTCAATTAGAATAATAATAATGGCATATTCAGTGAAATTGTGATTATCTCAATCTGCAATAATTTACTCACAAATATGGAGGACATGGAAAATGGGAATATAGCAGATAGACGgagaagcagagacagagagagtgcatAAACATTTTCCACTGGAGGAATGAATCTTGAGGAAATGGACATAGAACAAAATTCTGAAATAGAGAATAGAATGTACAGAGGTGATAAGGCCACGTACAGAAAGGTATTCCTGAAGATTGTCCAGGAGAGGGTGCTGCCcatatacaatgccttcagaaattattcacctGGACTTtacccacattttgttgcgttacagcctgattttaaaaAGGATTAAATTGAGAATTTGTCCCTGGCCTACACACTATAATGTCAAacttatgtttttcaacatttttCTAAATGATTacaaaatgaaagctgaaatgccttgagtcaataagtattcaacccctttgttattgcaagcctaaatTAATTCATGAGTAAACAAGTCACattataagttgcatggactcactcagtgtgcaataatagtgttaatcattattttttgagtgactacctcatctctgtaccccacacgtaCAATTATCTGTCCGTTTCCTCAGTTGAGTAGTGAAGTTCAAACACACATTCAACCACAaacaccagggaggttttcctcgATCGACCATGGAGTTTTTTTTAAAAAgccacattgaatatcccttttagcATGGTTAAGTTATTAATCACACTTTGGAAGATGTATCAATACATTGAGTCATTACAAagataactcagttgccggagaagaaggaaaccactcagggatttcaccatgaggtcaaggGTGAGTTTGTGATTATAGAgtttgtgataggagaaaactgaggatggatcaacaacattgtagttactccacaatagtaCCCAATTGACAGATTTaaaaggaaacctgtacagaataaaaaatattccaaaacatgcatcctgtttgcaacaaggcactaaagtaatactgcaaaacatgtcaaagcaattcattttatgtcctgaatacaaagtgttacgtttggggcaaatcaaatacaacacattgctaagtaccactctacatattttcaagcatagtggtggctgcatcatgttatgggtatgcttgtaatcattaaggactggggagtttttcaggataaaaaaaatggagctaagcataggcaaaatcctggttcagtctgctttccaccagacactgggagattaattcacctttcagtaggacaataacctaagaCACAAGGCCACATctaaactggagttgctta belongs to Salvelinus alpinus chromosome 28, SLU_Salpinus.1, whole genome shotgun sequence and includes:
- the LOC139557105 gene encoding lens fiber major intrinsic protein-like, with translation MWEFRSMAFWRAVFAEFFGTMFFVFFGIGAALRWTTGPHHILHVALCFGLAAATIIQSIGHISGGHINPAVTFAYLVGSQMSLFRAFFYWAAQFLGAVAGVAVLYGVTPKNMRGNMALNMLQPGISLGMGTTVEVFLTMQLVICVFAVTDERRNGRMGSAALSIGFAVTVGHLMGMYYTGAGMNPARSFAPAVLFRNFVNHWVYWVGPMIGGAMGALLYDFMLFPRMRGLSERLATLKGSRPPETETQQDTRGEPIELKTQAL